The following proteins are co-located in the Hydrogenispora ethanolica genome:
- a CDS encoding four helix bundle protein: protein MATVERFEDLEVWIKARELTKLIYEITAKDDFAKDFGLRDQLRRAYVAFDNGFIDDSSCEKLIFLLKKSVE from the coding sequence TTGGCTACGGTTGAAAGATTTGAAGATCTTGAGGTTTGGATAAAAGCGCGTGAGCTCACAAAGTTAATCTATGAAATTACCGCGAAAGATGATTTTGCGAAGGATTTTGGTCTTCGAGATCAGCTCAGACGCGCGTATGTTGCTTTTGATAATGGTTTCATTGATGATTCCTCATGTGAAAAGCTTATTTTTTTGCTGAAGAAATCAGTCGAATGA
- a CDS encoding response regulator, with protein sequence MKVLLVDDHALFLEGLKNLLVANDFEVIGTARSSLDALSKVELLRPDLILMDIQMPGCNGIETTRMIKEKYPEIKIVMLTVFQDDANLFEAIRAGASGYLLKGMEKEKFLELLAGIADGESPLSPGLAARVLAEFARRENERVRDEAVSQEMTTVLTPRQIAILQGVAQGLTYKEVADAMGLSEAAIKYHMGEITGRLQLKNRSQAVAYAMEMGLLKEGKSGKER encoded by the coding sequence ATGAAGGTATTGTTGGTCGATGATCACGCGTTGTTTTTGGAAGGGCTGAAGAATTTATTAGTTGCCAATGATTTTGAGGTGATCGGAACCGCCCGGAGCAGTCTGGATGCACTGAGCAAGGTCGAACTGTTGCGGCCGGATCTGATCTTGATGGATATCCAGATGCCGGGCTGCAACGGGATCGAAACGACCCGGATGATCAAGGAGAAATATCCGGAGATCAAGATCGTGATGCTGACGGTCTTTCAGGATGACGCCAATCTCTTTGAGGCGATCCGGGCCGGGGCCTCCGGCTATCTGCTCAAGGGGATGGAGAAGGAGAAATTTCTGGAGCTGCTGGCGGGGATCGCCGACGGCGAATCGCCGTTGTCGCCGGGATTGGCCGCCCGGGTGCTGGCGGAGTTCGCGCGGCGGGAAAACGAACGCGTCCGCGACGAGGCTGTCAGCCAGGAAATGACGACGGTCCTGACGCCCCGGCAGATCGCGATCCTGCAGGGAGTAGCCCAAGGTCTGACCTACAAGGAGGTTGCCGACGCCATGGGCCTGAGCGAGGCCGCCATCAAATACCATATGGGCGAGATCACCGGCCGGCTCCAGCTGAAGAACCGTTCGCAAGCGGTGGCCTATGCGATGGAGATGGGCCTGCTCAAGGAGGGAAAGTCAGGCAAGGAACGCTAG
- a CDS encoding polyhedral envelope protein translates to METGKFQDLVLEHLARLTQEVTGIHSDIDELKTDVTGLKTDVAALRTDVDGLKTEVTGLKKDVNELKTDVAGLKTDVAALRTDVDELKTEVTGLKKDVSELRADVTGLKTDVAVLRTDVDGLKIDLEKVKGSVIHIENDHGRKLNALFDAGEVLLEANGRMLESQTRFETKLDRLALKVTAHDVVLRKVE, encoded by the coding sequence ATGGAGACCGGAAAGTTTCAAGATTTAGTTCTGGAGCATCTGGCCCGATTAACCCAGGAGGTTACGGGAATTCATTCGGATATTGACGAGTTGAAGACCGACGTGACTGGACTGAAGACCGATGTGGCGGCGCTACGGACGGATGTCGATGGGCTTAAGACTGAAGTTACCGGACTCAAGAAGGATGTTAATGAGCTTAAGACCGATGTGGCCGGACTGAAGACCGATGTGGCAGCGCTGCGGACGGATGTCGATGAGCTGAAGACTGAAGTTACCGGACTTAAGAAGGATGTTAGTGAACTTAGAGCGGATGTAACCGGACTGAAAACTGATGTAGCGGTGCTGAGAACGGATGTTGATGGGCTGAAAATTGATCTGGAAAAGGTCAAAGGATCCGTCATCCATATTGAGAACGATCATGGCCGGAAGCTAAACGCGCTCTTTGACGCCGGGGAAGTTTTGCTGGAAGCTAACGGTCGGATGCTCGAATCCCAGACTCGTTTCGAAACGAAACTGGACCGTTTAGCGCTGAAAGTCACCGCTCATGATGTTGTATTGCGCAAGGTGGAATGA
- the wbaP gene encoding undecaprenyl-phosphate galactose phosphotransferase WbaP — MKLPKLNLAARLGRSLAPVILVAIDYLAVVLALVLSDGVRQIIMKYFLEVGPFTLNPVFFFFTIPLVYLGFISYEKLYTKRMPFWQCTEKFLKISTYSSVVLIGLLFFSGWSASFSRLFLVSNWLISFVVLVVFRYIGKRLMVRSGLWRKPVLFLGSSTTAELIQAAFEEEPNMGYQIAGVIDDHPARGRDARFPVHQNMNDVESMLKSSDIQDVMIAADGIKREQLIDLVNRIQPLVKSLVVIPDLIGVPMSNMEVNTLLNQKVILLNTKNNLTNAWNILWKRLFDLVAGTLIAILATPLILLIALWIRLDSKGPAFYNAKRIGKNGREFICYKFRTMHVNGDALLDEYFDRNPEAREEWERFAKLKTADPRVTRAGRFLRRFSLDELPQVYNVLLGNMSLVGPRPYLPREKEKMGYYYDTIIETVPGITGLWQTGGRNDVEFEGRLGMDSWYVRNWSFWLDVILLLKTVKVVLGKRGAY; from the coding sequence TTGAAATTACCCAAGCTCAACTTGGCGGCCCGGTTGGGCCGCTCGCTGGCGCCTGTGATCCTGGTGGCCATCGATTATCTGGCGGTTGTTTTGGCTCTCGTGCTCAGCGACGGGGTCCGGCAGATCATCATGAAGTACTTTCTCGAAGTCGGGCCTTTTACTTTAAACCCCGTTTTTTTCTTCTTCACTATTCCTTTGGTGTATTTGGGATTTATCTCCTATGAAAAGCTGTATACCAAGCGAATGCCCTTTTGGCAGTGTACTGAGAAATTTCTGAAGATCAGCACCTATTCCTCGGTCGTCCTCATCGGCCTGCTCTTCTTTTCCGGCTGGAGCGCCAGCTTTTCCCGGCTTTTCCTGGTCAGCAACTGGCTCATCTCTTTTGTGGTGCTGGTAGTCTTCCGCTACATTGGGAAACGATTGATGGTCAGGAGCGGTCTGTGGAGAAAACCCGTGCTCTTCCTCGGTTCTTCGACCACCGCTGAGCTGATCCAGGCGGCCTTTGAAGAAGAACCCAATATGGGCTACCAGATCGCCGGAGTCATCGACGACCATCCGGCCCGGGGACGAGACGCCCGGTTTCCGGTCCATCAAAATATGAATGACGTGGAATCAATGCTCAAGTCCAGCGACATTCAGGATGTGATGATCGCGGCGGATGGGATCAAGCGGGAGCAATTGATCGATCTGGTCAACCGCATCCAACCATTGGTCAAGAGCCTGGTGGTGATCCCCGATCTGATCGGGGTTCCCATGAGCAATATGGAAGTCAATACCTTGCTCAACCAGAAGGTCATTCTGCTCAACACCAAGAATAATCTCACCAATGCCTGGAACATATTGTGGAAGCGGCTATTCGATCTGGTGGCCGGCACGCTCATCGCGATTCTGGCGACGCCGCTGATTCTCCTGATTGCGCTCTGGATCCGGCTGGACTCGAAAGGCCCGGCCTTTTACAATGCCAAGCGGATCGGCAAGAACGGCCGGGAGTTTATCTGTTACAAATTCCGGACCATGCACGTGAATGGCGATGCCTTGCTCGACGAGTATTTTGACCGGAATCCCGAAGCGAGGGAAGAATGGGAGCGTTTCGCCAAGCTGAAGACGGCGGATCCCCGCGTCACCAGGGCCGGACGGTTTTTGCGCCGGTTCTCCCTGGACGAGCTGCCTCAGGTCTACAACGTCCTCTTAGGCAACATGAGCCTGGTAGGGCCTAGGCCATACCTGCCACGGGAAAAAGAGAAAATGGGTTATTATTACGATACGATCATCGAGACCGTGCCGGGAATCACCGGGCTGTGGCAGACCGGCGGCCGGAATGACGTGGAGTTTGAGGGCAGGCTGGGGATGGACAGCTGGTATGTGCGGAATTGGTCCTTTTGGCTGGATGTGATATTGCTCCTGAAAACGGTGAAGGTCGTGCTGGGGAAACGAGGGGCGTATTAG
- a CDS encoding sensor histidine kinase: MPGRASREKHSIDFYPACSFVLYKICQEALTNAVRHGEARNVTIILKEAGRLIRLIIIDDGHGCREIKKGAGLSGMEQRVKTLNGEILFY; encoded by the coding sequence ATGCCCGGAAGGGCGAGTCGGGAAAAACATTCAATCGACTTTTATCCGGCCTGTTCCTTTGTGCTGTACAAGATCTGTCAGGAGGCGCTGACCAACGCCGTCCGCCACGGGGAGGCGCGGAACGTGACCATCATTCTGAAAGAGGCCGGCCGTCTGATCCGGCTAATCATCATCGACGACGGCCACGGTTGCCGGGAGATCAAAAAAGGAGCCGGCCTGTCCGGAATGGAACAGCGGGTGAAGACGCTGAATGGCGAGATCCTTTTTTACTAA